The segment ATATCTCTGTTCTTGAACGTATGGCCGAGGGGCGGGCCAAGTCGGTCACTAAGATGCTGGAAGTGTACAAGAGCAACCCGTGCCCTGTCTATTTGTTGTCTATCGCGGCAGACAGATCAGTTATTGAGACCATGGAATTCCTAATCGCTGGGACAGATGTCAACCTGCGATGCTGTCTCGGATCGGATGAAGAGCAAGAAGAGGCCATATGCTCGTTGAAGGCGGCGAAAACCATCGTCCTTGACGGTACCGCACTTGTGACTTTGCTGCTGACCCAATCCTATGCAGCTCTCGATCCCGTGCCTATTGAGTTGGTGGTGACCGAAGGAACTCTCAATGATCTTCGCAGCACACCGTGTATGCACGGCGATCCTCATACCCAAGTTAGCTCTTTCTCAACAGATGGCTTTGTGCCGACGACGCCCGAGAGCGTATTGAAAGCAAGGTCTGCCCTTCAAGGTCTGATTGATTTCGTTAAGACAAGGTGCCAGATTGCAGGTGGGGCGATTATCGCTTCTCTGGATGCCGACTACCGAGAACAACTGTTGCAGGGCTTTGGCAACGCAGGTCTGGAATCAATGCTTCTGGCGAGTCAACGCGACGCCGTATTGTGGACTGATGATTTGCCTACAGCTATGTTTGCCAAGGGGCAGTTCGGATGTCGTAGAGTATGGTCCCAATTGGCCTTCGAGTACTTCGCAGGCAGAGCCATTGTACCCCAAGACTTATCAGAGGACGTCGCGCTCCAGTTGTTCGGGATGAGATACTACTATGTCAGGCCAAGTGTCTCAATGATCATGCGTGCCATCAGGAAATGCGGTGGGGATGTTGATGAGACTCCACTCCGCCAAGTTCTCTACTGGTTCGCAGACGAACATGCCAAGACCGACGGTCAATTCATGATTGCCGCAGGAACTCTCAAGACGCTGTGGCAGTCTTCTCTCGTAGATGCCACCGCCCAACGCATCACTATCCGAATCCTGGAAAGACTTACCCAACGTCCTGGGGGTTTGAATATGGTCAAGGGCCTGCTTGTCAACGTTGCCGCGATCTTCGGCGTCGACGTGATCAATGGAGCGAAAGCGCATCAAGTCATCGAGGCGTGGCTGAAAGGACGTCATTCGACAATCATCATCCCCTGACACATCACCCACGGCGAGCCCCACTCGCCAATCGAGCGACGAGCGACGCGGAAATGACGGCTCCGCCGTCATTTCCGGATGATGTCGGTGATCTTCATGAGGCGAGACGTGTTGTCGCGTTCGGCTTCGGAGAGTTTGTCGTGGATGTAGCGGATGGTTTCGTGGATTTCGGGGATGACGACGTGTTCGAGGACGTTGACGCGGCGGCGGGTTAACGGTTCCTCATCGCCCAATGGACTTGGGCTTGTATTCTTTCAGCAGCCTCCAAGGCCTCTCGCGCCTGGGCGGGACCGATCTGTTCTGCGGCGATGTCTCCGGGGTAGCGTCCGGCTACGATGTATTCGTTGAGCAGCGCCGCTTCGTCTACCATAGCGGCCAGGTCTGCATCGTAATCCGTACACCAGCCGAGTAATTGGACCAGATCGTGCGTCTTCTCCAGAGACCAGCCGCGTGAGATCAGGAAGCCTTTGACGAACTTCTCGCCGGCGCTTTGGCAGAGAAAACACACGGTGTGATACACGGGAGTCGGCCTCGACATCTCGTGCTCGGCAACCACCAGATCGCCTTCGGCGTAGCGCAGCCACTGCCGGGCCGTTTCGATCGCCCCGTCATCGCGCCCGGTCATAGAGGACCTTTCCCTCGGTGAGGATGTGGCGTGTGTAGAAGGGGTTGCCGTCGGCGACGTTTCGCTCCACCTGCTCGGGCGAGGTCACGATCAGGTCCACCGCAAAGCGACGGCCCCATAGCAAATGTTCGATTTCGCGACGGACCTGGCGATTGGGGCGGCCGGTATCATGAACGATGAGCAGGTCAAGGTCGCTCGATGCAGCCTGCTGGCCTCGGCCACGCGAGCCAAAGAGGATGATCTGGCGGGGAGCGATGGCCTGGACGATCTTCTCGACCACGTAGGCGATCAGCTCCGAAGTGATTTCCTGTGTCGCCAATCGCGGATCGGCTTGAGCCACAGATTCCTGCACTATGGACCGACTCGCCGCCACGTGTTCTGTCTCCACTCGCTGCCGAAACCAGCCACGTAAGGAACGAATCCTCACATAGCTTCACAATGCCATTGTATCGCGATGGGACGGGGCGGTCAAGACCAGCCGAGAATCGATGCGACGGGCAAATCCGCCATCCCCAAGTCCTTCGAATCCGTTCGGCCACGCTCAGGACAGGCTTTGAGGCTGCCACGCACGGCTGTTCATTGGGGTCTGTGCAAGCGGAAACGCATCTACGCGAGCTTTGCTCGCAACGAGCGACGAGCGACGGATTTCGCTGTTATTTCCGAATAATATCTGTAATCTTCATCAGGCGGGACGTGTTGTCTCTTTCGGCTTCGGAGAGTTTGTCGTGGATGTAGCGGATGGTTTCGTGGATTTCGGGGATGACGACGTGCTCGAGGACGTTGACCCGGCGGCGGGTCATCTGGAGCTCGACGGCGAGCAGGCGCGCCTGTTTTTCCTTCTGGGCCAGCTCGATCAGCAGGTCGAACGCGCGTTCGAGCGACAGCAGCGCGACGTCCATCTCGCCGGAAGTGGTGGCGTAGCCGTAGCAGAGGATCTGCCCTTCGATCTCCTTGAGCAGGCGCGGGACCTTGACGTTCATCACCGAGGCGAACTCCATCGTCATGCTGAACTTCTTGGTCGGCACAGCCAGCGCCGCCTTGACGTGTTCGGGCTCCATCGAGGCGCGCGCCAGCATGAACCGCCGGAACGTCTGCGACAGCTCGTTCTCGACCTTCTGACGCAGCGGCTGGATGTCCCGCGCGATCTTGATCAACTGGCGCGAGATCTCGTCGCGCTTCTCACTGAGCAGTCGATGACCCCGGCTGGCCAGCGCTACGCGCTTCTGCAGCCGTAATAGTTCCATGCGTGTGGCGTTTACATTGGCTAACATAGTTCGTCGCTCCCGACGCGTATCTCGTTGTTCGTATCTCGAATGGCAGAGATTACGCCAGCTTGCCGATCAAGCTGGTGAGCATGCGAGATTCATGGTCGAGCATCTCCAAGAGCACACTTTTCTTTGCGTCGTCCAGATACTTGAGTTCCGTCGCGATCTCAACGTGGGTCTCCAGTTCGGCACAGGAACCCAGCGCCACGTACAAGAACTGCCGGTATTCCTTATTGTGATATCGATTGAATCCTTCCGCGACGTTGGCCGGCACGGAGACGGCGGCACGCTGCATCTGACTGGTAAGCCCATACTGCTCCTTCTGCGGGAAGCGGGCTGCCGTTCGATACGTCTGCCGGACAATCTCCATTCCTTTCTGCCACACCTTCAGGTCCCGAAAAAGTCCTGCTGGCGCCCTTCGGTTCAGGCTTTCTCTTCTTGCCCTTCTCTTGTCTCTCATTCATCGTCGTCACCCTCCTCTTCATTCGCTAACGAGACAAAACAAACGAGATACGAGATACCAGATACGAGATACCGCCGTTACGCTTTCTGCCGGAACTTCGGCATGTATTTCTCGATGAGCTTGACGTCGATGCGTTTGAGTTCGGCGTTTTCGAACATGCTCAGCAGCTCCCAGCCGAGGTCGAGGGTCTGCTCGACGGTGCGGTTCTCGTAGTAGTCCTGGGAGATGTAGCGGGCCTCGAAGGCGTTGGCGAACTTCATGTACTTGCGGTCCTCGTCGGACAGGGCCGCTTCGCCCATGATCGTGGCCAGTTCCTGCATTTCCTTGCCGCGCGCGTAGGCGGCGTAGAGCTGGTTGTACAGGTCCGCGTGGTCCTCGCGAGTCTTGTTCTTGCCGATGCCCTTGTCCTTCAGACGCGACAGGCTCGGCAGCACGTCCACGGGCGGCGAAACGCCCTGGCGGTGCAGCGAGCGGGACAGGATGACCTGGCCCTCGGTGATATAGCCGGTCAGGTCGGGCACCGGGTGGGTCTTGTCGTCTTCGGGCATCGTCAGGACCGGGGCCATGGTGATCGAGCCCTTCTTGCCCTTGATGCGTCCGGCCCGCTCGTAGATCGTCGCCAGGTCGGTGTAGAGGTAGCCGGGATAGCCGCGACGGCCGGGCACTTCCTTGCGGGCGGCGCTGATCTCGCGGAGGGCTTCGCAGTAGTTCGTCATGTCGTTGAGGATGACCAGCACGTGCATGTCCAGCTCGAAGGCGAGGTACTCGGCGGCAGTCAGGGCGAATCGCGGCGTCGCGATTCGCTCGATGGCCGGCTCGTTGGCCAGGTTCACGAACATGACGGCGCGCTCGATGGCGCCGGTGTTGTGCAGGTCGTCGATGAAGAACTGGGCGGCTTCGAACGTGATGCCCATCGCCGCGAAGACCACCGCGAATTCCTCGCCCTTGCCGAGCACGGTGGCCTGGCGGGCGAACTGGGCGGTGAGATCGTCGTGGGGCAGGCCGGAGCCGGAGAAGATCGGCAGTTTCTGGCCGCGAACGAGCGGGTTGAGCCCGTCGATCGTCGAGATGCCCGTCTGGATGAACTCGTTGGGATAGTCGCGGGCGTAGGGGTTGATCGGCTGGCCGTTGATGTCCAGGCGGTGGGTCGGGATGATCGCGGGGCCGTCGTCTTTGGGCACGCCGAGGCCGCTGAAGACGCGGCCGAGGATGTCGGGCGAGACGGCCAGCTCCAGCGGCTTGGCCAGGAAGCGGACGGTGCTGTGCTTGACGTCGATGCCGCTGGTGCCCTCGAAGACCTGGACGAGGACCTTGTCGTTCTCGACCTGGAGGATCTGCCCGTGGCGGATGGAGCCGTCGCCCAGCTCGATATCGACGATGTGGCCGAACTTGGCCTCATCGACCATCTCGACCATCATCAGCGGGCCCTGGATGTTCGTGACTGTCTGGTACTCTTTCACCGATAGCATATGGCACTCCTACGCGTGTCGTGCAGCGTCTTCTGGCGCGGTCATTTCGCGACGGCGGCACCGTGAAGCGGTTTCATCTGGTCTTCGATTCGCTGGCGGATCTGCGGGATCTTCTCGATCTCGGCCTGCGGGATGTACTTGGCGCGGGCGATGTCCTCGCGGACCGCCAGTTTGAAGATCTCGGCCGTTTCCGCTCCGGCCTCGATCGCCTCGAGCGCCTGGTGGTGGAAGTGCAGGACGGTCCGGAGCATTTCGTACTGCTTGACCATTGAGGTGTATGTGTCGACCTCGTGGAAGGCGTTCTGGTGCAGGTAGTCCTCGCGGAGGGAGCGGGACGTTTCGAGGGCCAGGCGGTCGCGCGGCGAGAGGGCCTCGGCGCCGACCAGGCGGACGATTTCGCGAAGCTCGGATTCCTGCTCCAGCAGGGTCATTGCCTCCTTGCGCATCTGCTCCATTTCCGCACCCTGGTCCTTGTCGCTGAACGTTTTCGGGAGATATTGGGTGTAGAATGAATAGGACGTGAGCCAGTCGATGGCCGGGAAGTGCCGCTGGTAGGCCAGTTCACCCTTGAGCGACCAGAAGACCTTGACCACGTGCAGCGTGGCCTGAACGACGGAGTCGGACAGATCGCCGCCGGGCGGGCTCACCGCACCGATCACCGACAGCCCGCCTTCTCGCGCCGGCCCGCCGAGACACTTCACCCGCCCCGCCCGCTCGTAAAACGCTGCTATACGGGCACTTAGATAGGCCGGATAACCTTCTTCGGCTGGCATTTCTTCGAGGCGGGTGGAGATTTCGCGCATGGCCTCGGCCCACCGGCTGGTGCTGTCGGCCATCAGCGCGACGGTATAGCCCATGTCGCGGAAGTACTCGGCCAGCGTAATGCCCGTATACACCGACGCCTCACGGGCAGCCACCGGCATATTCGAGGTATTGGCGATCAGCACGGATCGGCGCATCAGCGGCTCGCCACTGCGCGGGTCCTTGAGTTCCGGGAACTCCGTCAGTACGTCGGTCATCTCGTTGCCGCGTTCGCCGCAGCCGACGTAGACCACCACGTCCGCATCGACCCACTTGGCGAGCTGGTGCTGCACGACGGTCTTGCCCGTCCCGAACGGCCCCGGCACGCACGCCGTCCCGCCCTTGCTAATCGGAAAGAACGTATCGATCACGCGCTGCCCGCTGACGAGAATGTGCTCCGGCGCCAGCCGCCTGCCGATCGGCCGCGGGTTCCGCACCGGCCACCGCTGCATCAGCTTCAGCTCGTGCGACGAACCGTCCTCGCCCTTGCAGGTCGCCACCGTCTCCTCGACGGTGTAGTCGCCCTCACGAATCCCCGAGATCGTGCCCGTGACGCCCGGCGGCACCATGATCTTGTGCATCATCAGCGTCGTCTCTTCGACCTCGCCGATGATGTCACCCGGTCCCACTTTCGTCCCGTCGCCGACGGTCGGCTTGAAGTGCCATTTCTTCTCGCGGTTCAGGCCGGGCACGTCGCTGCCCCGGCTCATGAACGCCCCCTCGCGATCCACCAGATCGGCGAGCGGCCGCTGAATCCCGTCGTAGATGCTCTCGATCAACCCCGGACCGAGCTCGACGCTCAGCGGCGCCTCGGTGTCCACCACCGGCTCGCCCGGACCGATGCCGGTCGTCTCTTCATACACCTGGATCGACGCGGTGTCCCCGCGCAGCTCGACGATCTCGCCGATCAGGTTCAAGGCGCCGACGCGCACCACGTCGTACATGCGGGCGCCGGCCATCCCCTCGGCCACCACCACGGGCCCGGCGACTTTCACTACGCGACCTACTCGTTGTTCTGTCATGGTCAAAACCCTATTAGTTGCTCTTGAGAATGTCGATGCCCGTCGCGAGCTTGAGGACCTTCCCCAGGGCCTCGCTGGCGAAGCCCTTCGACTCCTGGGTGAACGGCACCACCACCACCGATGGCGCCGGCCGGCTCTCCGTCGGCGCCAGCACCTCGTCGGCCGCCTCCGCCACGTCCTCGGCCATCACCAGCAGTGCGTACTCGCCCTCGACGATCTTGCCGGCGGCCTCGACGATCTGCGCCCGGTCCTGCTCGACGGCAAACG is part of the Anaerobaca lacustris genome and harbors:
- a CDS encoding PIN domain-containing protein produces the protein ISVLERMAEGRAKSVTKMLEVYKSNPCPVYLLSIAADRSVIETMEFLIAGTDVNLRCCLGSDEEQEEAICSLKAAKTIVLDGTALVTLLLTQSYAALDPVPIELVVTEGTLNDLRSTPCMHGDPHTQVSSFSTDGFVPTTPESVLKARSALQGLIDFVKTRCQIAGGAIIASLDADYREQLLQGFGNAGLESMLLASQRDAVLWTDDLPTAMFAKGQFGCRRVWSQLAFEYFAGRAIVPQDLSEDVALQLFGMRYYYVRPSVSMIMRAIRKCGGDVDETPLRQVLYWFADEHAKTDGQFMIAAGTLKTLWQSSLVDATAQRITIRILERLTQRPGGLNMVKGLLVNVAAIFGVDVINGAKAHQVIEAWLKGRHSTIIIP
- a CDS encoding V-type ATP synthase subunit D; the encoded protein is MGDEEPLTRRRVNVLEHVVIPEIHETIRYIHDKLSEAERDNTSRLMKITDIIRK
- a CDS encoding HEPN domain-containing protein; translation: MTGRDDGAIETARQWLRYAEGDLVVAEHEMSRPTPVYHTVCFLCQSAGEKFVKGFLISRGWSLEKTHDLVQLLGWCTDYDADLAAMVDEAALLNEYIVAGRYPGDIAAEQIGPAQAREALEAAERIQAQVHWAMRNR
- a CDS encoding nucleotidyltransferase domain-containing protein is translated as MAQADPRLATQEITSELIAYVVEKIVQAIAPRQIILFGSRGRGQQAASSDLDLLIVHDTGRPNRQVRREIEHLLWGRRFAVDLIVTSPEQVERNVADGNPFYTRHILTEGKVLYDRAR
- a CDS encoding V-type ATP synthase subunit D, whose translation is MLANVNATRMELLRLQKRVALASRGHRLLSEKRDEISRQLIKIARDIQPLRQKVENELSQTFRRFMLARASMEPEHVKAALAVPTKKFSMTMEFASVMNVKVPRLLKEIEGQILCYGYATTSGEMDVALLSLERAFDLLIELAQKEKQARLLAVELQMTRRRVNVLEHVVIPEIHETIRYIHDKLSEAERDNTSRLMKITDIIRK
- a CDS encoding four helix bundle protein, with translation MWQKGMEIVRQTYRTAARFPQKEQYGLTSQMQRAAVSVPANVAEGFNRYHNKEYRQFLYVALGSCAELETHVEIATELKYLDDAKKSVLLEMLDHESRMLTSLIGKLA
- a CDS encoding V-type ATP synthase subunit B, with amino-acid sequence MLSVKEYQTVTNIQGPLMMVEMVDEAKFGHIVDIELGDGSIRHGQILQVENDKVLVQVFEGTSGIDVKHSTVRFLAKPLELAVSPDILGRVFSGLGVPKDDGPAIIPTHRLDINGQPINPYARDYPNEFIQTGISTIDGLNPLVRGQKLPIFSGSGLPHDDLTAQFARQATVLGKGEEFAVVFAAMGITFEAAQFFIDDLHNTGAIERAVMFVNLANEPAIERIATPRFALTAAEYLAFELDMHVLVILNDMTNYCEALREISAARKEVPGRRGYPGYLYTDLATIYERAGRIKGKKGSITMAPVLTMPEDDKTHPVPDLTGYITEGQVILSRSLHRQGVSPPVDVLPSLSRLKDKGIGKNKTREDHADLYNQLYAAYARGKEMQELATIMGEAALSDEDRKYMKFANAFEARYISQDYYENRTVEQTLDLGWELLSMFENAELKRIDVKLIEKYMPKFRQKA
- a CDS encoding V-type ATP synthase subunit A, giving the protein MTEQRVGRVVKVAGPVVVAEGMAGARMYDVVRVGALNLIGEIVELRGDTASIQVYEETTGIGPGEPVVDTEAPLSVELGPGLIESIYDGIQRPLADLVDREGAFMSRGSDVPGLNREKKWHFKPTVGDGTKVGPGDIIGEVEETTLMMHKIMVPPGVTGTISGIREGDYTVEETVATCKGEDGSSHELKLMQRWPVRNPRPIGRRLAPEHILVSGQRVIDTFFPISKGGTACVPGPFGTGKTVVQHQLAKWVDADVVVYVGCGERGNEMTDVLTEFPELKDPRSGEPLMRRSVLIANTSNMPVAAREASVYTGITLAEYFRDMGYTVALMADSTSRWAEAMREISTRLEEMPAEEGYPAYLSARIAAFYERAGRVKCLGGPAREGGLSVIGAVSPPGGDLSDSVVQATLHVVKVFWSLKGELAYQRHFPAIDWLTSYSFYTQYLPKTFSDKDQGAEMEQMRKEAMTLLEQESELREIVRLVGAEALSPRDRLALETSRSLREDYLHQNAFHEVDTYTSMVKQYEMLRTVLHFHHQALEAIEAGAETAEIFKLAVREDIARAKYIPQAEIEKIPQIRQRIEDQMKPLHGAAVAK
- a CDS encoding V-type ATP synthase subunit F, encoding MEGKVAVLGDADFVMPFSALGVDTFAVEQDRAQIVEAAGKIVEGEYALLVMAEDVAEAADEVLAPTESRPAPSVVVVPFTQESKGFASEALGKVLKLATGIDILKSN